Proteins from a genomic interval of Acanthopagrus latus isolate v.2019 chromosome 7, fAcaLat1.1, whole genome shotgun sequence:
- the cdh26.1 gene encoding cadherin-like protein 26 isoform X1 gives MRTINLLLLVASIALAESWSGPKGGLKPEVLARSKRRWVLSTIEVVEEDEGPYPLNISQMFNTMSGNHEFHISGNGVDLHPKGYIEINKISGVVFLKKRIDRETHNGPFHIKFDIYDKQTKKKLDKELSFDVEIKDINDNKPLFVEPMKEIDVKENAPEDVLQIPLMVEDKDLENTPNSNFTVSLIKQTPEEPKLSVKHLGGTNHHQLTLHGCFDYDKVKRYEVIVQAVDRGVPPLSSTAVRIINIVDTNTHPPKFKAREYHGQVNESEVIHDFLRVAVEDKDTPGTPGWRAKYFFIKGNDDENYKIETDPITNEGILSVIKGKDFEKTMNTTLVIGVQNEETLWLCKSTLPTADSINVTVKVIDVNDPPKFLKNPADVYLREEEPPGKVLYTPAVKDEDSEVKHIRFKLLKDPADWVTIDEKTGKITSKKAMDREAPILNGSSVYTVLIGAIDNGEPPATGTGTVLIHLGDINDNLPHLVNKGVIMCGNKVNKVMVAAHDADIPPFSGPFSFSLGDDKTVAQLWKLDPASGKEGGLVSRKTLPYGNYTVPLVIRDQQNVIGKDSLQVMVCDCGDKAVCRGKEPISVNFGGPGIGLLFAGLLLFLLLLLIFMCQCGKKFTHMPIIQEEGSQTLIKYNQEGGGSECKAEPTRLLTPTSPTVTDGIKQHPLQMAPVMTQDMDTYNSSMFTTINTNMTSLGMRQQARDTFRSQRGQSMYSTWNTNNQTNAYQGNSSRFKRSVSMLSHQHVADHIDRRLYIINRNNVAYPEYQPHQYGYEGQGSKCQSLDQLSFGDPADELKFLNDLGPKFKTLGGICHQTIKEKNIQI, from the exons ATGAGGACCATTAACCTGCTTCTGTTG gTTGCATCAATAGCCTTGGCAGAGTCTTGGAGTGGCCCCAAAGGGGGATTAAAACCG GAGGTTTTGGCGCGTTCCAAAAGAAGGTGGGTTTTGTCTACGATTGAAGTGGTCGAGGAAGATGAGGGACCATACCCACTGAACATTTCACAG ATGTTCAATACCATGTCGGGGAACCATGAGTTCCACATCAGTGGAAACGGTGTGGATCTTCACCCGAAGGGCTACATCGAAATTAATAAAATATCTGGAGtagtttttttgaaaaaaagaattgacagagagacacacaatgGACCCTTCCAT ATCAAATTTGATATCTATGataaacagaccaaaaaaaaattggacAAGGAACTATCTTTTGATGTAGAAATAAAGGACATCAACGACAACAAACCTCTGTTTGTAGAACCTATGAAGGAAATCGATGTGAAGGAAAATGCGCCCGAGG ATGTCTTGCAAATCCCGCTTATGGTTGAGGATAAAGATCTGGAAAACACACCCAACTCTAATTTCACCgtcagtttaattaaacagaCACCAGAAGAGCCCAAGCTCAGTGTGAAGCATCTAGGAGGCACTAATCACCACCAGCTCACCTTACATGGATGTTTTGACTATGAT AAAGTAAAGAGGTATGAAGTTATTGTTCAAGCAGTAGATCGTGGAGTTCCGCCCCTTAGCTCCACTGCTGTTAGAATTATCAATATTGTTGACACAAATACTCATCCACCGAAGTTCAAGGCAAGAGAG TACCACGGTCAGGTGAATGAATCAGAAGTCATACATGATTTTTTGAGAGTTGCTGTAGAGGACAAAGACACACCTGGAACACCTGGTTGGCGTGCCAAATACTTTTTCATCAaaggaaatgatgatgaaaactaCAAGATTGAGACTGACCCCATCACTAATGAGGGTATTCTGAGTGTCATCAAG GGAAAGGATTTTGAGAAGACAATGAATACGACCCTGGTGATCGGAGTACAAAATGAGGAAACCTTATGGTTATGCAAAAGTACGCTTCCAACAGCAGATTCCATCAATGTCACAGTAAAAGTGATTGATGTCAATGACCCGCCTAAGTTTCTAAAAAATCCAGCTGATGTGTACCTGAGGGAAGAGGAGCCACCAGGAAAGGTGCTATACACACCAGCAGTCAAAGATGAAGACTCTGAAGTAAAACACATCAG GTTTAAGCTGTTAAAAGATCCAGCTGACTGGGTGACCATtgatgaaaaaacaggaaagatCACATCAAAGAAGGCGATGGACAGAGAGGCACCCATTCTTAATGGCTCAAGCGTGTACACAGTCCTCATCGGTGCCATAGATAATG GTGAACCTCCAGCCACAGGTACAGGCACTGTCCTCATCCACTTGGGGGATATCAATGACAATCTGCCTCACCTGGTCAACAAAGGTGTCATTATGTGTGGAAACAAGGTTAACAAGGTCATGGTGGCTGCCCATGATGCGGACATCCCTCCTTTCAGTGGGCCCTTTTCCTTCTCCCTGGGCGATGATAAAACTGTGGCGCAACTATGGAAACTAGACCCAGCCTCTG GTAAGGAAGGTGGGCTTGTTAGCCGGAAGACACTCCCTTATGGtaactacacagtgcccctggTGATTCGAGACCAACAGAATGTGATTGGAAAAGATTCTTTGCAAGTGATggtgtgtgactgtggagatAAAGCAGTTTGTCGTGGCAAAGAACCAATTTCAGTCAACTTTGGGGGACCTGGAATTGGACTGCTCTTTGCAGGACtcctcttgtttttgt tgctgCTACTCATCtttatgtgtcagtgtggaaaGAAGTTCACGCACATGCCCATAATACAGGAAGAGGGCAGTCAGACCCTCATCAAGTACAACCAAGAAGGAGGCGGCTCCGAATGCAAG gCTGAGCCCACTCGGCTCCTGACACCTACAAGCCCGACTGTGACAGATGGCATCAAACAGCACCCCCTGCAG ATGGCTCCAGTCATGACACAGGACATGGATACGTACAACAGCTCAATGTTTACCACG ATTAACACCAACATGACCTCACTGGGCATGCGACAGCAGGCAAGAGACACTTTCAGAAGCCAAAGAGGACAGAGCATG TACTCTACCTGGAATACAAATAACCAAACTAACGCCTACCAG GGAAACTCATCAAGGTTCAAGCGCTCTGTCAGCATGTTGTCACATCAACATGTCGCGGATCACATTGACAGG AGACTGTACATTATCAATAGGAACAACGTAGCCTACCCAGAGTACCAACCCCACCAGTATGGCTACGAGGGACAGGGGAGCAAATGCCAGTCACTGGATCAGCTATCGTTTGGCGACCCGGCGGATGAATTAAAGTTTCTGAATGATCTGGGGCCAAAGTTCAAGACCTTGGGAGGCATCTGTCACCAGacaattaaagagaaaaacattcaaatttaa
- the cdh26.1 gene encoding cadherin-like protein 26 isoform X2: MRTINLLLLVASIALAESWSGPKGGLKPEVLARSKRRWVLSTIEVVEEDEGPYPLNISQMFNTMSGNHEFHISGNGVDLHPKGYIEINKISGVVFLKKRIDRETHNGPFHIKFDIYDKQTKKKLDKELSFDVEIKDINDNKPLFVEPMKEIDVKENAPEDVLQIPLMVEDKDLENTPNSNFTVSLIKQTPEEPKLSVKHLGGTNHHQLTLHGCFDYDKVKRYEVIVQAVDRGVPPLSSTAVRIINIVDTNTHPPKFKAREYHGQVNESEVIHDFLRVAVEDKDTPGTPGWRAKYFFIKGNDDENYKIETDPITNEGILSVIKGKDFEKTMNTTLVIGVQNEETLWLCKSTLPTADSINVTVKVIDVNDPPKFLKNPADVYLREEEPPGKVLYTPAVKDEDSEVKHIRFKLLKDPADWVTIDEKTGKITSKKAMDREAPILNGSSVYTVLIGAIDNGEPPATGTGTVLIHLGDINDNLPHLVNKGVIMCGNKVNKVMVAAHDADIPPFSGPFSFSLGDDKTVAQLWKLDPASGKEGGLVSRKTLPYGNYTVPLVIRDQQNVIGKDSLQVMVCDCGDKAVCRGKEPISVNFGGPGIGLLFAGLLLFLLLLLIFMCQCGKKFTHMPIIQEEGSQTLIKYNQEGGGSECKAEPTRLLTPTSPTVTDGIKQHPLQHS, from the exons ATGAGGACCATTAACCTGCTTCTGTTG gTTGCATCAATAGCCTTGGCAGAGTCTTGGAGTGGCCCCAAAGGGGGATTAAAACCG GAGGTTTTGGCGCGTTCCAAAAGAAGGTGGGTTTTGTCTACGATTGAAGTGGTCGAGGAAGATGAGGGACCATACCCACTGAACATTTCACAG ATGTTCAATACCATGTCGGGGAACCATGAGTTCCACATCAGTGGAAACGGTGTGGATCTTCACCCGAAGGGCTACATCGAAATTAATAAAATATCTGGAGtagtttttttgaaaaaaagaattgacagagagacacacaatgGACCCTTCCAT ATCAAATTTGATATCTATGataaacagaccaaaaaaaaattggacAAGGAACTATCTTTTGATGTAGAAATAAAGGACATCAACGACAACAAACCTCTGTTTGTAGAACCTATGAAGGAAATCGATGTGAAGGAAAATGCGCCCGAGG ATGTCTTGCAAATCCCGCTTATGGTTGAGGATAAAGATCTGGAAAACACACCCAACTCTAATTTCACCgtcagtttaattaaacagaCACCAGAAGAGCCCAAGCTCAGTGTGAAGCATCTAGGAGGCACTAATCACCACCAGCTCACCTTACATGGATGTTTTGACTATGAT AAAGTAAAGAGGTATGAAGTTATTGTTCAAGCAGTAGATCGTGGAGTTCCGCCCCTTAGCTCCACTGCTGTTAGAATTATCAATATTGTTGACACAAATACTCATCCACCGAAGTTCAAGGCAAGAGAG TACCACGGTCAGGTGAATGAATCAGAAGTCATACATGATTTTTTGAGAGTTGCTGTAGAGGACAAAGACACACCTGGAACACCTGGTTGGCGTGCCAAATACTTTTTCATCAaaggaaatgatgatgaaaactaCAAGATTGAGACTGACCCCATCACTAATGAGGGTATTCTGAGTGTCATCAAG GGAAAGGATTTTGAGAAGACAATGAATACGACCCTGGTGATCGGAGTACAAAATGAGGAAACCTTATGGTTATGCAAAAGTACGCTTCCAACAGCAGATTCCATCAATGTCACAGTAAAAGTGATTGATGTCAATGACCCGCCTAAGTTTCTAAAAAATCCAGCTGATGTGTACCTGAGGGAAGAGGAGCCACCAGGAAAGGTGCTATACACACCAGCAGTCAAAGATGAAGACTCTGAAGTAAAACACATCAG GTTTAAGCTGTTAAAAGATCCAGCTGACTGGGTGACCATtgatgaaaaaacaggaaagatCACATCAAAGAAGGCGATGGACAGAGAGGCACCCATTCTTAATGGCTCAAGCGTGTACACAGTCCTCATCGGTGCCATAGATAATG GTGAACCTCCAGCCACAGGTACAGGCACTGTCCTCATCCACTTGGGGGATATCAATGACAATCTGCCTCACCTGGTCAACAAAGGTGTCATTATGTGTGGAAACAAGGTTAACAAGGTCATGGTGGCTGCCCATGATGCGGACATCCCTCCTTTCAGTGGGCCCTTTTCCTTCTCCCTGGGCGATGATAAAACTGTGGCGCAACTATGGAAACTAGACCCAGCCTCTG GTAAGGAAGGTGGGCTTGTTAGCCGGAAGACACTCCCTTATGGtaactacacagtgcccctggTGATTCGAGACCAACAGAATGTGATTGGAAAAGATTCTTTGCAAGTGATggtgtgtgactgtggagatAAAGCAGTTTGTCGTGGCAAAGAACCAATTTCAGTCAACTTTGGGGGACCTGGAATTGGACTGCTCTTTGCAGGACtcctcttgtttttgt tgctgCTACTCATCtttatgtgtcagtgtggaaaGAAGTTCACGCACATGCCCATAATACAGGAAGAGGGCAGTCAGACCCTCATCAAGTACAACCAAGAAGGAGGCGGCTCCGAATGCAAG gCTGAGCCCACTCGGCTCCTGACACCTACAAGCCCGACTGTGACAGATGGCATCAAACAGCACCCCCTGCAG CATTCTTGA